GTCGGCTATTCGCTTTATCGTCCGGACGAGGCCTGGCGCGGCTACTACGACGACGGCTATCTCTCGAAGTTCTTCCGCTCCGGCGTCAGTTCGGTCTCCGACTTCGTGAAATACGGCTTCATGGAATCGGCCACCGCGACCAACGAGCGGCTCAACATGCCGCTGGTCGATGCCTGCCATCCCGCGGGCCGCCGTCCCAACATCATCATGATCCATGATGAATCGAGCTTCGACATCCGCGCCGCCCAGGGCATCAAGGTGCCGCCGCGTTATGGCGACCACTTCAAATCCTGGGACGGCAAGCAGCGCACGTTCCTGGCCGAGAGCAATGGCGGCCCGAGCTGGTTCACCGAATACAACGTGCTGGCCGGGCTCTCCTCACGCTCGTTCGGCCGCTTCGCCTATTTCGTGACTCGCATCGCCTCGAGCCGCGTCGAGCGCGGCCTGCCGCTGGCGCTGCGCCGCTGCGGCTACGACACGATGTCGCTCTATCCCGCCTATGGCGGCTTCATGGGCGCGCGCAGCTTCCAGATGACGACCGGCATCGAACGCTTCCTCGATTCCAAGGATCTCGGCGCCAAGGACGTGGAGCCCGATTCCTTCTTCTACGACAAGGCGCTCCAGCTGATGGGCCAGCAGCCTCCGAACAAGCCGCTGTTCACCTTCATCTATCTCGGCGCCAATCATTTTCCCTGGGAGACGCGCTTCCGTCCCGACCTGCTGCCGAATTGGCGCGCGCCGGGTAACATGCCGTCCATCGACGAGTATCTGCGCCGTCAGGCAATCAGCGCCGAGCAGTACAAGACATTCGTCGCCGGCCTGAAGAAGAATTTCCCCGGCGAGCCTTTCCTGATCGTGCGCTACGGCGACCACCAGCCGGAGTTCGCGCCTGCTATCCTCGAGCCCGGACTCGACGAGGGCGCTCTCGGCAAGAAGCTCGACGCTTACGATCCGCGTCTCTACGCGACGTACTACGCGATCGACGCCGTCAATTTCGAGCCGGTGAAGACTGAAGCCGTGATGGACACCGTCGACGGCCCCTATCTGCCGCTGGTGATCCAGGAAGCCGCCGGCATTCCGCTCGATCCATCCTTCGCCGAGCAGAAGGAGATCATGCTCCGCTGCAAGGGCATCTTCTACGGCTGCAAGGACGGCGCCGAGGCGCGGCGGCTGAACCGGTTGCTGATCGATGCGGGGATGATCCGGGGGCTTTAGCCTCCAGCTCGGCTGCGCATCTACTGCCGTGCGATGCACGAAGACGTATGGCTGCGCGCCGGTGTGGTGCCGGGCGCGGAGGCCTACTGAACAGAAAGTCCCACACCGTCAGCTATCGGTCGTATCGCTCGCTTTCCAAGCCTGAACTGGTGTCGTCGAGCGCGCGTCGATCACTCCGATGGCTTGACACCGAGTTCGCGCAAGATGCGCAGCATCACATCACTGTCGCGCTTGAAAATGCGATGGGTCGTCTCGAAATCGGTCGGAGAAGACAGCAGAAAGTTGCTCAGCATTTGCTGGACCTTCGGATCTAATCCGGCCTGGATCAACATCGCCGAGAGTTGCTCTACGATCTCCTTTGGCGTGCCGACCGGCACGGCGAAGGTCGTGAACGCGCGGAGCTCATAGAAGTCACCGATGGCGCCTTGCTCTGTCATGGTCAGCGTGTCGGGATAGGGCGGTAGCCTGCTGCCAACAACTCCGATCAGGTTTCCCGTTCCCGCCTGGATGACGGGCGCTGCTGCGGCATAACTTCCTGCGGCGCCATCCAACGTCTGTCCGGCAAGGTCATTCCACATCGGCGCCTCACCGCGGTACTGGATGACTTGAAACCGAATGCCGTATTGCTTCGCGATCGTCTCAATGAGGACGTGCGGCGTGGAGCCTACGCCGTAGGATCCCCAGTTCAGGCTGCCAACCTTGTTTGCATATTCGATGAATTCACGAAGATTGGTCGCTCCCGTCTTCTTGGCCGCGACCACCGGACCGCCGGCGCCGCTGACCATCGTCAGATAGGTGAAGTCCCGTTCGGGATCATAAGGAAGATCTTTCACCGTGATACGGTTCTGGATGAGTGACGAAGAGATCGTGCAGAGGATGGTGGTGCCATCGGGCTCGGCGCGTTTTGCTTCAGTCACGCCGATGACGCCGCCGGCGCCGGCCCTGTTTTCGACGATGACCGGCTTCCCCACCTGCCGCGCCAGGTAGTCACCGAAAGCTCGCGCGATGCCGTCGGTCTGGCCGCCCGGTGGATATGGTACGACAATACGAAGGGATCGGTTCGGCCACGCGGATTGCGCTTGCGTCTTCCCGAAGGGGGCGAACAACACTGCCGCCGATCCAGCTACGAATGATCGCCGTGCCAGCTTCTTCATTTTCCTGCCCTTAGCGTTTTTGATATTTTTCTTTGTCCGGCCGCGAGGGGGCGCGCAAGCTCACCGCCCAGCTTTGTGAAAACTATCACGGCGAGCTCATTCAGGCGACGTTCGCTAAGGTGACATTTCGGCACACGGACCGTATCGGCCGAGCTGTCGTCGACTGTTGTTATGTTGATCGGCGACCTCGCTGGGAAGGCTGGTACGGGTGCTTCCGGCCGCAACTCTGAAAGCCGGAATTATCGCACCCTACCGCCCGCCCACCTTCTCCCACAACCATCTCGCCACCGCATCCGGCGATGAGTTCGCGTCATTGCCGCTGGCGCGCAAATTTGCTTCGCGCATGGTGGCGATGTCGATCTTGCCGAGCAGCGGCTCGAGTGCTGCCTTGAGCCGCTCGTCGCCGGCGCGCTTGGGCGCCAGCAACAGAATCGCGTCATAGGGCGGGATCGCGCGCCTGGGATCGTCGAGCGCCACGAGATCGTATTTCGCGATCAGACCGTCGCTGGTGTAGCCGGCGATGACGTCGACCTCGCCGCTGGCGACCGCCGCATACATGAAATCCGGCTGCATCTGGCGCTGCGCGCGGAATTGAAGACCATAGGCTTTTTGCAGCGCCGCCCATTCGGGGCGCGAGAAGAACTCATAGTCGCCGGCGATCGACATCGTCGATGTGTGCGCGGCGAGATCGGCGATGGTACGGATGCCAAGCGCCTCGGCGCGCTTGCGCGGCATCACCAGCGCATAGGCGTTCTCGAAGCCGAGCCCGCCGAGCAGGGTGACGTTCTCCTTTGCGAGCGCAGTTTTCAGCTCCGCGAGCAACTCCGCGCGCGGCTTGATATCGGTGCGGTGAAGCTGATTGGTCCAAAGCGTGCCGGAATAATCGACATAGAGATCGATGTCGCCGGCCTTCAGCGCCTCGAAGATGACGCTGGAGCCAAGGCCGGATCTTGCGCTCGCGGAAAGACCTGCGGCCTGGAGGCGATCCCGCAGCAGGGCCGACAGCACATATTGCTCGGCGAAAGTCTTGGCGCCGACGATATAGCCCTGCGACGAGCGCCCCATCGTTGGCACCAGCGCCGCCGTGACGAGGGCCGCGATCCCGACGCCGCCGAGCGCTGCGCGCACGTGGCTGCGATGACGCAGGCCGTTCTCGATCAGGCCAAGCAGCTGGTCCACGGCAAGAGCGAGCAGGGCGGAGGCCAGACAGCCGAACAGCACGAGCACCCAGTTCTGGGTCTGGAGCCCGGCGAAGATGTAGTTGCCGAGGCTGGTCTGTCCGATCGGCGTCGACAGCG
This genomic stretch from Bradyrhizobium daqingense harbors:
- a CDS encoding sulfatase-like hydrolase/transferase; this encodes MASAPNPGPSATTAVLASVAALGIWRLLAVAAPHFAALALMYETETDFGSRLSFALAWGILNFFWITLLRRPALSGALSLTMVVVLVLLSRLKHDVVQMTVNFIDLMMIDRDSVTYLFTIFPNLRWSVILAGLVTLPLMYALWWLDPFRIRRLPALACKLACLAALVGYSLYRPDEAWRGYYDDGYLSKFFRSGVSSVSDFVKYGFMESATATNERLNMPLVDACHPAGRRPNIIMIHDESSFDIRAAQGIKVPPRYGDHFKSWDGKQRTFLAESNGGPSWFTEYNVLAGLSSRSFGRFAYFVTRIASSRVERGLPLALRRCGYDTMSLYPAYGGFMGARSFQMTTGIERFLDSKDLGAKDVEPDSFFYDKALQLMGQQPPNKPLFTFIYLGANHFPWETRFRPDLLPNWRAPGNMPSIDEYLRRQAISAEQYKTFVAGLKKNFPGEPFLIVRYGDHQPEFAPAILEPGLDEGALGKKLDAYDPRLYATYYAIDAVNFEPVKTEAVMDTVDGPYLPLVIQEAAGIPLDPSFAEQKEIMLRCKGIFYGCKDGAEARRLNRLLIDAGMIRGL
- a CDS encoding Bug family tripartite tricarboxylate transporter substrate binding protein encodes the protein MKKLARRSFVAGSAAVLFAPFGKTQAQSAWPNRSLRIVVPYPPGGQTDGIARAFGDYLARQVGKPVIVENRAGAGGVIGVTEAKRAEPDGTTILCTISSSLIQNRITVKDLPYDPERDFTYLTMVSGAGGPVVAAKKTGATNLREFIEYANKVGSLNWGSYGVGSTPHVLIETIAKQYGIRFQVIQYRGEAPMWNDLAGQTLDGAAGSYAAAAPVIQAGTGNLIGVVGSRLPPYPDTLTMTEQGAIGDFYELRAFTTFAVPVGTPKEIVEQLSAMLIQAGLDPKVQQMLSNFLLSSPTDFETTHRIFKRDSDVMLRILRELGVKPSE
- a CDS encoding glycine betaine ABC transporter substrate-binding protein, which codes for MSFFSDPRWGEALSHLPDYLGNHVRVSLAALALGLAVSLPLAILTRNRPAPRNILLALASIVQTVPGLALLALFYPLLLLAASLTLAWFGFSFSAFGFLPAVLALALYSMLPVLRNGITGLNGIDPALTEAAKGVGMTARQSLVMVELPLALPVMMAGIRTAAVWVIGTATLSTPIGQTSLGNYIFAGLQTQNWVLVLFGCLASALLALAVDQLLGLIENGLRHRSHVRAALGGVGIAALVTAALVPTMGRSSQGYIVGAKTFAEQYVLSALLRDRLQAAGLSASARSGLGSSVIFEALKAGDIDLYVDYSGTLWTNQLHRTDIKPRAELLAELKTALAKENVTLLGGLGFENAYALVMPRKRAEALGIRTIADLAAHTSTMSIAGDYEFFSRPEWAALQKAYGLQFRAQRQMQPDFMYAAVASGEVDVIAGYTSDGLIAKYDLVALDDPRRAIPPYDAILLLAPKRAGDERLKAALEPLLGKIDIATMREANLRASGNDANSSPDAVARWLWEKVGGR